The following proteins are co-located in the Heteronotia binoei isolate CCM8104 ecotype False Entrance Well chromosome 21, APGP_CSIRO_Hbin_v1, whole genome shotgun sequence genome:
- the TNKS1BP1 gene encoding 182 kDa tankyrase-1-binding protein isoform X2, protein MYVLHSESQPGDVMDSKPQSLCSPFSCTAANGRRGPKQLSSSPETGDARPKPPVKPKPCVLPKPAMPAKPTPVLRQALSEVPSAEKINLLAGPKPYSSGAGNSVKRLSFSFKCPPKEGTNGKEVSPPFFSVTKPSADGEGPGCAKQPSVAEGASVDKYEESSSICKCAVPFKVKPVPVAAKPERFPGTTVEEILAKIEKPSKEGLESPDKPRLVRTFFSQEGGTSIHLGPKGYAVFRRCSSGGEGREMELKDPVYRASHEENRLSRSKEDTTSSNGQHAPESEQPATEGGLCFHSRDSSSSPPSMSCDGDQPGLRSPPSPPGVSVPQTYQPLAKLSSGVTPGSPEAPAEPAQAPGAPYLPADIHITQAKLPPGSPDVIKPLKSSTKEFCGLTQAPGSPLTLADPCPPGSPSVSVETSLSPCPPSPSARDLEGLLLPGPSLSMPFMPPANHSLETPSCLLGISESPGSPNTLSDYCVSSDQPPGSPSRAQESILLSRNQDSPKNHTCAFPAEDKASHFSQLPLRRASEGVVEPQGKKGKEELGGSLATLPRGGPPLKQAAAGESNWSLSQSFEWSFPNRTFECGGRQLGSPPRSPIAEAEDTGLLETELSGMISSPKRSYEERSSEGLNRREDEAEADESSPGCKDSWSQAVGQPESSSVLQMPAPGGPSDGKQPSSRELKGPLVATECGFQEEEEGLLPFVPTHEKGALQAMEPLPSVEQSATPAQLCISFSEDVQMQTAVSSREDEYVLDLVQESKTGGADPLQGVEQDPSSCWLDELLASPPPSADDTKRRNTPKLVDPTGPEDLLGWSRKDLCSEFGIGETGQSMAFAMGWAEEAVSGKAEWSDETEQDREFGTGKRDWLSSYNAGDADRQDMKFATSPQDWARGTPLLGNSNQGQEDWLTAYGSSCADQQIGESDWSSRYDIDSAECQNTESYVRKPGWPRLCTDADQGSREFAVGNTDWSSQYIAGAAADRTDWPSSAENDSCVGSEANTEPSDVSNKCSPAHHRDAQLGLRHSAGPEDDHGPYQEAAFSACQSGWPEETGADTSASELQMGFSDQQLEETRKCSASHSASQVDSQQHAQPDAYGFSDASCPEPELSGKESDWPTSFDLGVAQCQSSEFSIGKPADIDEYNDSQTRWEREVGILSGGSTPVFGAGDAEFDAQKTVWTDAYVLGGSDPQGSSFSAGARDWVRGTDVSGTEQKMQCSAARNNQGGNFDPLDMSGLRMTIDLVETSDNLIDQTQDFKSVAMDEPRGVGEGQSDWTQDLSLKGLSLSKADSADESRKAPEKQPDWPLALGLARSSAHSDAGLVNPELPREPGVGQADLTCRSDIESKDVSDARSKGLEQAEETGPVEMDWTSELQEEHHNQSSCLGAPCLDSGEMQHPGTSEDPGERESHSERLSSPSHLLEEMVASSAAEEVAQQKRPTSSHSCHSEEGALSMLTDDQMTAAEKTRASPASVEVKEDEKTRPSGDGGISQLDSRSCCQPPLEARRLSHPEQNGSQAAQPISQEGHTTDRAGAPSGETFIFLTDTEVLDSTAYRDRANLGRKRGHRAPVTRSGGALSESDRDSWMFKDSTEPQVSLVHSDEESSEEPRSRRPRNSPLSKGVKVPLFPGLNPSALKAKLRGRNRSAEEGDSHSEAKQSPAKEAHVQRSKSCKIASGKPLVLPPKPEKTSGSEASSPNWLQVLKLKKKKS, encoded by the exons ATGTATGTATTGCATTCGGAGTCCCAGCCTGGTGATGTGATGGATTCCAAGCCCCAGTCACTGTGCTCCCCATTCTCTTGTACAGCAGCTAATGGCCGTAGGGGGCCCAAACAACTATCAAGCAGCCCTGAGACAG GGGATGCCCGCCCAAAGCCCCCAGTGAAACCCAAGCCATGTGTGTTGCCAAAGCCAGCTATGCCAGCAAAACCCACCCCTGTACTGCGTCAAGCTCTTTCTGAAGTGCCCTCTGCAGAAAAGATCAATTTGCTGGCTGGACCCAAGCCATATAGCAGTGGGGCTGGTAATTCTGTTAAGCGTCTTTCCTTTAGCTTCAAGTGTCCTCCAAAAGAAGGTACAAATGGAAAAGAGGTTTCACCTCCGTTCTTTTCTGTGACCAAGCCATCTGCAGATGGAGAAGGGCCTGGTTGTGCAAAGCAACCCAGTGTTGCAGAAGGGGCTTCTGTGGACAAGTATGAAGAATCATCCAGTATATGCAAGTGTGCTGTCCCATTCAAAGTGAAGCCAGTGCCAGTAGCAGCCAAGCCAGAACGTTTTCCTGGGACCACAGTGGAGGAGATCTTGGCCAAGATTGAAAAGCCCAGCAAAGAAGGGCTGGAGAGCCCTGACAAGCCTCGCCTGGTACGCACCTTCTTCAGCCAGGAAGGTGGCACATCTATTCACTTGGGGCCTAAGGGTTATGCTGTATTCCGGAGATGTTCcagtggaggggaagggagagaaatggAACTGAAGGATCCTGTGTACAGGGCTTCTCATGAAGAGAACAGATTGTCAAGGAGCAAGGAAGACACCACAAGTTCGAATGGTCAGCATGCACCTGAATCTGAGCAGCCAGCAACAGAGGGAGGCTTATGTTTCCACTCTAGAGACAG cAGCTCCAGCCCACCTAGCATGAGCTGTGATGGAGACCAGCCTGGACTTCGCAGTCCACCATCACCTCCTGGC GTTTCTGTCCCACAGACCTATCAACCCCTTGCCAAGCTCTCTTCTGGAGTCACTCCTGGGTCCCCTGAGGCCCCTGCTGAACCAGCCCAGGCCCCAGGTGCTCCATATCTTCCAGCAGATATCCACATCACCCAAGCTAAGCTTCCCCCaggctctccagatgttattaAGCCCCTTAAATCTTCCACTAAGGAGTTTTGTGGTCTTACCCAGGCTCCAGGTTCCCCTCTGACGCTTGCTGACCCCTGTCCCCCGGGATCCCCCAGTGTTTCTGTTGAGACGTCACTGTCTCCATGCCCCCCCAGCCCTTCTGCAAGGGACCTTGAAGGCTTACTTCTTCCTGGACCATCTCTCAGCATGCCTTTTATGCCACCTGCTAATCATAGCCTAGAAACTCCCAGTTGTCTCTTGGGCATCTCTGAGTCTCCTGGTTCCCCAAACACTCTTTCAGACTACTGTGTTAGTTCTGATCAGCCTCCTGGCTCCCCATCTCGTGCACAAGAGTCCATTTTGCTCTCCAGAAACCAAGATTCTCCCAAGAACCATACATGTGCATTCCCTGCAGAGGACAAGGCCTCCCACTTTTCTCAGTTGCCTTTGCGGCGTGCTTCAGAGGGAGTTGTGGAGCCCCAAGGCAAAAAAGGCAAGGAGGAGCTGGGGGGATCTTTGGCTACCCTGCCAAGAGGGGGTCCTCCCTTAAAGCAGGCAGCAGCGGGAGAGTCCAATTGGAGCCTGTCACAGTCTTTTGAATGGTCATTTCCTAACCGGACTTTTGAATGTGGTGGGAGACAACTGGGGTCTCCACCCAGGTCTCCCATTGCAGAGGCAGAAGACACAGGCCTCTTGGAAACTGAGTTGAGTGGGATGATCTCCAGTCCCAAAAGGTCTTATGAGGAAAGAAGTTCAGAGGGTCTGAACAGGAGAGAAGATGAAGCTGAGGCTGATGAGAGCTCTCCTGGCTGCAAGGATTCCTGGAGCCAGGCTGTGGGGCAGCCAGAGTCCTCTTCTGTCCTGCAGATGCCTGCACCTGGAGGACCCTCTGATGGGAAACAGCCCAGTAGCCGTGAGCTAAAGGGTCCTTTGGTGGCAACAGAGTGTGGCTttcaagaggaggaagagggctTATTGCCTTTTGTTCCAACCCATGAGAAGGGGGCTTTGCAGGCAATGGAGCCCTTGCCAAGTGTAGAACAGTCTGCCACCCCTGCACAGCTTTGCATCTCATTCTCAGAGGATGTCCAGATGCAGACAGCTGTGTCTAGCCGGGAGGATGAGTATGTTCTGGATCTGGTTCAGGAGAGCAAGACTGGTGGTGCTGACCCTCTGCAAGGGGTTGAACAGGATCCTAGCTCATGCTGGCTGGATGAACTGCTAGCATCGCCTCCACCTAGTGCGGATGACACTAAGAGGAGAAATACGCCCAAGTTGGTTGACCCTACAGGACCAGAG GATCTCCTTGGATGGTCCCGGAAAGATCTTTGCAGCGAGTTTGGCATTGGAGAGACTGGCCAGTCCATGGCTTTTGCCATGGGATGGGCTGAAGAGGCTGTCAGTGGCAAAGCGGAGTGGTCCGACGAGACGGAACAGGATCGTGAATTTGGCACTGGCAAACGGGATTGGCTGAGCTCGTACAACGCTGGTGATGCTGACAGGCAGGATATGAAATTTGCTACTAGCCCacaggattgggccagggggacTCCACTGCTGGGTAATTCCAACCAAGGCCAAGAAGACTGGCTCACTGCCTATGGCAGCAGCTGTGCTGACCAGCAGATTGGGGAGTCTGATTGGAGCAGCAGGTATGACATTGACTCTGCTGAATGTCAAAATACAGAGTCTTACGTGAGGAAGCCAGGCTGGCCCAGGCTCTGCACTGATGCCGATCAGGGGAGCAGGGAGTTTGCTGTAGGCAACACAGACTGGAGTAGCCAGTATATTGCAGGTGCTGCTGCTGACAGGACTGACTGGCCCAGCAGTGCTGAAAACGACAGCTGTGTGGGCTCAGAGGCGAACACTGAGCCATCAGATGTGTCTAATAAATGCAGTCCTGCCCACCACCGGGATGCACAACTCGGTCTCAGGCATTCTGCGGGGCCTGAGGATGATCACGGTCCCTATCAAGAGGCTGCATTCAGTGCCTGTCAGTCAGGCTGGCCCGAAGAAACCGGTGCTGACACCAGTGCCAGTGAACTGCAAATGGGATTCAGTGACCAGCAGTTGGAAGAGACCAGAAAATGCAGTGCCAGCCATTCTGCATCTCAGGTTGACAGCCAGCAGCATGCCCAGCCTGATGCATATGGCTTTAGTGATGCCAGTTGTCCAGAACCTGAACTAAGTGGCAAGGAGTCTGACTGGCCCACTAGTTTTGATTTGGGGGTTGCCCAGTGCCAGAGCAGTGAATTCAGCATTGGGAAGCCAGCTGACATTGACGAATACAATGATAGCCAAACACGCTGGGAAAGAGAAGTGGGTATTTTAAGTGGAGGCAGCACCCCGGTGTTTGGGGCTGGTGATGCAGAGTTCGATGCCCAGAAGACAGTCTGGACTGATGCTTACGTTCTTGGTGGAAGTGATCCGCAAGGTAGCAGCTTCTCGGCTGGCGCAAGAGACTGGGTCAGAGGCACTGATGTCTCTGGAACGGAACAAAAAATGCAGTGCAGTGCTGCAAGGAACAACCAAGGAGGAAACTTTGACCCACTGGATATGTCAGGTCTAAGAATGACAATAGATTTGGTGGAGACATCTGACAACCTGATAGACCAgactcaagattttaaaagtgTGGCCATGGATGAGCCCAGAGGAGTTGGAGAGGGGCAGTCTGACTGGACCCAAGAtctcagccttaagggcctaagCCTTTCCAAGGCTGACAGCGCAGATGAATCTAGAAAAGCTCCAGAGAAGCAGCCTGATTGGCCCTTGGCCCTGGGCTTGGCAAGGTCATCTGCCCACTCAGATGCAGGGCTTGTGAATCCAGAGTTGCCTAGAGAACCTGGTGTGGGACAAGCAGATTTGACCTGCAGATCAGACATTGAGAGCAAGGATGTATCTGATGCGAGGTCCAAAGGTTTGGAGCAGGCTGAGGAAACAGGTCCAGTGGAGATGGACTGGACCAGTGAACTTCAGGAAGAACATCACAACCAAAGTTCTTGCCTTGGAGCTCCTTGTCTGGATAGCGGTGAGATGCAACACCCAGGAACAAgtgaagaccctggagagag AGAGTCTCATAGTGAACGATTGTCCAGTCCTAGCCACCTGCTGGAAGAGATGGTTGCCAGCAGTGCTGCTGAGGAGGTGGCTCAACAGAAGAGACCTACTTCCTCCCATAGCTGCCATTCAGAAGAGGGAGCACTCAGCATGTTGACTGATGACCAGATGACTGCAGCTGAAAAGACTAGAGCCTCTCCTGCCTCAGTGGAGGTGAAGGAGGATGAAAAGACTAGGCCCAGTGGAGATGGTGGTATCAGCCAGTTGGACAGTAGAAGCTGTTGTCAACCACCCCTGGAAGCAAGGCGCCTGAGTCATCCAGAGCAAAATGGAAGCCAAGCAGCTCAACCCATATCCCAAGAAGGCCACACTACAGACAGGGCTGGAGCACCATCAGGGGAAACCTTCATCTTCTTAACG
- the TNKS1BP1 gene encoding 182 kDa tankyrase-1-binding protein isoform X3: MYVLHSESQPGDVMDSKPQSLCSPFSCTAANGRRGPKQLSSSPETGDARPKPPVKPKPCVLPKPAMPAKPTPVLRQALSEVPSAEKINLLAGPKPYSSGAGNSVKRLSFSFKCPPKEGTNGKEVSPPFFSVTKPSADGEGPGCAKQPSVAEGASVDKYEESSSICKCAVPFKVKPVPVAAKPERFPGTTVEEILAKIEKPSKEGLESPDKPRLVRTFFSQEGGTSIHLGPKGYAVFRRCSSGGEGREMELKDPVYRASHEENRLSRSKEDTTSSNGQHAPESEQPATEGGLCFHSRDSSSPPSMSCDGDQPGLRSPPSPPGVSVPQTYQPLAKLSSGVTPGSPEAPAEPAQAPGAPYLPADIHITQAKLPPGSPDVIKPLKSSTKEFCGLTQAPGSPLTLADPCPPGSPSVSVETSLSPCPPSPSARDLEGLLLPGPSLSMPFMPPANHSLETPSCLLGISESPGSPNTLSDYCVSSDQPPGSPSRAQESILLSRNQDSPKNHTCAFPAEDKASHFSQLPLRRASEGVVEPQGKKGKEELGGSLATLPRGGPPLKQAAAGESNWSLSQSFEWSFPNRTFECGGRQLGSPPRSPIAEAEDTGLLETELSGMISSPKRSYEERSSEGLNRREDEAEADESSPGCKDSWSQAVGQPESSSVLQMPAPGGPSDGKQPSSRELKGPLVATECGFQEEEEGLLPFVPTHEKGALQAMEPLPSVEQSATPAQLCISFSEDVQMQTAVSSREDEYVLDLVQESKTGGADPLQGVEQDPSSCWLDELLASPPPSADDTKRRNTPKLVDPTGPEDLLGWSRKDLCSEFGIGETGQSMAFAMGWAEEAVSGKAEWSDETEQDREFGTGKRDWLSSYNAGDADRQDMKFATSPQDWARGTPLLGNSNQGQEDWLTAYGSSCADQQIGESDWSSRYDIDSAECQNTESYVRKPGWPRLCTDADQGSREFAVGNTDWSSQYIAGAAADRTDWPSSAENDSCVGSEANTEPSDVSNKCSPAHHRDAQLGLRHSAGPEDDHGPYQEAAFSACQSGWPEETGADTSASELQMGFSDQQLEETRKCSASHSASQVDSQQHAQPDAYGFSDASCPEPELSGKESDWPTSFDLGVAQCQSSEFSIGKPADIDEYNDSQTRWEREVGILSGGSTPVFGAGDAEFDAQKTVWTDAYVLGGSDPQGSSFSAGARDWVRGTDVSGTEQKMQCSAARNNQGGNFDPLDMSGLRMTIDLVETSDNLIDQTQDFKSVAMDEPRGVGEGQSDWTQDLSLKGLSLSKADSADESRKAPEKQPDWPLALGLARSSAHSDAGLVNPELPREPGVGQADLTCRSDIESKDVSDARSKGLEQAEETGPVEMDWTSELQEEHHNQSSCLGAPCLDSGEMQHPGTSEDPGESRESHSERLSSPSHLLEEMVASSAAEEVAQQKRPTSSHSCHSEEGALSMLTDDQMTAAEKTRASPASVEVKEDEKTRPSGDGGISQLDSRSCCQPPLEARRLSHPEQNGSQAAQPISQEGHTTDRAGAPSGETFIFLTDTEVLDSTAYRDRANLGRKRGHRAPVTRSGGALSESDRDSWMFKDSTEPQVSLVHSDEESSEEPRSRRPRNSPLSKGVKVPLFPGLNPSALKAKLRGRNRSAEEGDSHSEAKQSPAKEAHVQRSKSCKIASGKPLVLPPKPEKTSGSEASSPNWLQVLKLKKKKS; this comes from the exons ATGTATGTATTGCATTCGGAGTCCCAGCCTGGTGATGTGATGGATTCCAAGCCCCAGTCACTGTGCTCCCCATTCTCTTGTACAGCAGCTAATGGCCGTAGGGGGCCCAAACAACTATCAAGCAGCCCTGAGACAG GGGATGCCCGCCCAAAGCCCCCAGTGAAACCCAAGCCATGTGTGTTGCCAAAGCCAGCTATGCCAGCAAAACCCACCCCTGTACTGCGTCAAGCTCTTTCTGAAGTGCCCTCTGCAGAAAAGATCAATTTGCTGGCTGGACCCAAGCCATATAGCAGTGGGGCTGGTAATTCTGTTAAGCGTCTTTCCTTTAGCTTCAAGTGTCCTCCAAAAGAAGGTACAAATGGAAAAGAGGTTTCACCTCCGTTCTTTTCTGTGACCAAGCCATCTGCAGATGGAGAAGGGCCTGGTTGTGCAAAGCAACCCAGTGTTGCAGAAGGGGCTTCTGTGGACAAGTATGAAGAATCATCCAGTATATGCAAGTGTGCTGTCCCATTCAAAGTGAAGCCAGTGCCAGTAGCAGCCAAGCCAGAACGTTTTCCTGGGACCACAGTGGAGGAGATCTTGGCCAAGATTGAAAAGCCCAGCAAAGAAGGGCTGGAGAGCCCTGACAAGCCTCGCCTGGTACGCACCTTCTTCAGCCAGGAAGGTGGCACATCTATTCACTTGGGGCCTAAGGGTTATGCTGTATTCCGGAGATGTTCcagtggaggggaagggagagaaatggAACTGAAGGATCCTGTGTACAGGGCTTCTCATGAAGAGAACAGATTGTCAAGGAGCAAGGAAGACACCACAAGTTCGAATGGTCAGCATGCACCTGAATCTGAGCAGCCAGCAACAGAGGGAGGCTTATGTTTCCACTCTAGAGACAG CTCCAGCCCACCTAGCATGAGCTGTGATGGAGACCAGCCTGGACTTCGCAGTCCACCATCACCTCCTGGC GTTTCTGTCCCACAGACCTATCAACCCCTTGCCAAGCTCTCTTCTGGAGTCACTCCTGGGTCCCCTGAGGCCCCTGCTGAACCAGCCCAGGCCCCAGGTGCTCCATATCTTCCAGCAGATATCCACATCACCCAAGCTAAGCTTCCCCCaggctctccagatgttattaAGCCCCTTAAATCTTCCACTAAGGAGTTTTGTGGTCTTACCCAGGCTCCAGGTTCCCCTCTGACGCTTGCTGACCCCTGTCCCCCGGGATCCCCCAGTGTTTCTGTTGAGACGTCACTGTCTCCATGCCCCCCCAGCCCTTCTGCAAGGGACCTTGAAGGCTTACTTCTTCCTGGACCATCTCTCAGCATGCCTTTTATGCCACCTGCTAATCATAGCCTAGAAACTCCCAGTTGTCTCTTGGGCATCTCTGAGTCTCCTGGTTCCCCAAACACTCTTTCAGACTACTGTGTTAGTTCTGATCAGCCTCCTGGCTCCCCATCTCGTGCACAAGAGTCCATTTTGCTCTCCAGAAACCAAGATTCTCCCAAGAACCATACATGTGCATTCCCTGCAGAGGACAAGGCCTCCCACTTTTCTCAGTTGCCTTTGCGGCGTGCTTCAGAGGGAGTTGTGGAGCCCCAAGGCAAAAAAGGCAAGGAGGAGCTGGGGGGATCTTTGGCTACCCTGCCAAGAGGGGGTCCTCCCTTAAAGCAGGCAGCAGCGGGAGAGTCCAATTGGAGCCTGTCACAGTCTTTTGAATGGTCATTTCCTAACCGGACTTTTGAATGTGGTGGGAGACAACTGGGGTCTCCACCCAGGTCTCCCATTGCAGAGGCAGAAGACACAGGCCTCTTGGAAACTGAGTTGAGTGGGATGATCTCCAGTCCCAAAAGGTCTTATGAGGAAAGAAGTTCAGAGGGTCTGAACAGGAGAGAAGATGAAGCTGAGGCTGATGAGAGCTCTCCTGGCTGCAAGGATTCCTGGAGCCAGGCTGTGGGGCAGCCAGAGTCCTCTTCTGTCCTGCAGATGCCTGCACCTGGAGGACCCTCTGATGGGAAACAGCCCAGTAGCCGTGAGCTAAAGGGTCCTTTGGTGGCAACAGAGTGTGGCTttcaagaggaggaagagggctTATTGCCTTTTGTTCCAACCCATGAGAAGGGGGCTTTGCAGGCAATGGAGCCCTTGCCAAGTGTAGAACAGTCTGCCACCCCTGCACAGCTTTGCATCTCATTCTCAGAGGATGTCCAGATGCAGACAGCTGTGTCTAGCCGGGAGGATGAGTATGTTCTGGATCTGGTTCAGGAGAGCAAGACTGGTGGTGCTGACCCTCTGCAAGGGGTTGAACAGGATCCTAGCTCATGCTGGCTGGATGAACTGCTAGCATCGCCTCCACCTAGTGCGGATGACACTAAGAGGAGAAATACGCCCAAGTTGGTTGACCCTACAGGACCAGAG GATCTCCTTGGATGGTCCCGGAAAGATCTTTGCAGCGAGTTTGGCATTGGAGAGACTGGCCAGTCCATGGCTTTTGCCATGGGATGGGCTGAAGAGGCTGTCAGTGGCAAAGCGGAGTGGTCCGACGAGACGGAACAGGATCGTGAATTTGGCACTGGCAAACGGGATTGGCTGAGCTCGTACAACGCTGGTGATGCTGACAGGCAGGATATGAAATTTGCTACTAGCCCacaggattgggccagggggacTCCACTGCTGGGTAATTCCAACCAAGGCCAAGAAGACTGGCTCACTGCCTATGGCAGCAGCTGTGCTGACCAGCAGATTGGGGAGTCTGATTGGAGCAGCAGGTATGACATTGACTCTGCTGAATGTCAAAATACAGAGTCTTACGTGAGGAAGCCAGGCTGGCCCAGGCTCTGCACTGATGCCGATCAGGGGAGCAGGGAGTTTGCTGTAGGCAACACAGACTGGAGTAGCCAGTATATTGCAGGTGCTGCTGCTGACAGGACTGACTGGCCCAGCAGTGCTGAAAACGACAGCTGTGTGGGCTCAGAGGCGAACACTGAGCCATCAGATGTGTCTAATAAATGCAGTCCTGCCCACCACCGGGATGCACAACTCGGTCTCAGGCATTCTGCGGGGCCTGAGGATGATCACGGTCCCTATCAAGAGGCTGCATTCAGTGCCTGTCAGTCAGGCTGGCCCGAAGAAACCGGTGCTGACACCAGTGCCAGTGAACTGCAAATGGGATTCAGTGACCAGCAGTTGGAAGAGACCAGAAAATGCAGTGCCAGCCATTCTGCATCTCAGGTTGACAGCCAGCAGCATGCCCAGCCTGATGCATATGGCTTTAGTGATGCCAGTTGTCCAGAACCTGAACTAAGTGGCAAGGAGTCTGACTGGCCCACTAGTTTTGATTTGGGGGTTGCCCAGTGCCAGAGCAGTGAATTCAGCATTGGGAAGCCAGCTGACATTGACGAATACAATGATAGCCAAACACGCTGGGAAAGAGAAGTGGGTATTTTAAGTGGAGGCAGCACCCCGGTGTTTGGGGCTGGTGATGCAGAGTTCGATGCCCAGAAGACAGTCTGGACTGATGCTTACGTTCTTGGTGGAAGTGATCCGCAAGGTAGCAGCTTCTCGGCTGGCGCAAGAGACTGGGTCAGAGGCACTGATGTCTCTGGAACGGAACAAAAAATGCAGTGCAGTGCTGCAAGGAACAACCAAGGAGGAAACTTTGACCCACTGGATATGTCAGGTCTAAGAATGACAATAGATTTGGTGGAGACATCTGACAACCTGATAGACCAgactcaagattttaaaagtgTGGCCATGGATGAGCCCAGAGGAGTTGGAGAGGGGCAGTCTGACTGGACCCAAGAtctcagccttaagggcctaagCCTTTCCAAGGCTGACAGCGCAGATGAATCTAGAAAAGCTCCAGAGAAGCAGCCTGATTGGCCCTTGGCCCTGGGCTTGGCAAGGTCATCTGCCCACTCAGATGCAGGGCTTGTGAATCCAGAGTTGCCTAGAGAACCTGGTGTGGGACAAGCAGATTTGACCTGCAGATCAGACATTGAGAGCAAGGATGTATCTGATGCGAGGTCCAAAGGTTTGGAGCAGGCTGAGGAAACAGGTCCAGTGGAGATGGACTGGACCAGTGAACTTCAGGAAGAACATCACAACCAAAGTTCTTGCCTTGGAGCTCCTTGTCTGGATAGCGGTGAGATGCAACACCCAGGAACAAgtgaagaccctggagagag CAGAGAGTCTCATAGTGAACGATTGTCCAGTCCTAGCCACCTGCTGGAAGAGATGGTTGCCAGCAGTGCTGCTGAGGAGGTGGCTCAACAGAAGAGACCTACTTCCTCCCATAGCTGCCATTCAGAAGAGGGAGCACTCAGCATGTTGACTGATGACCAGATGACTGCAGCTGAAAAGACTAGAGCCTCTCCTGCCTCAGTGGAGGTGAAGGAGGATGAAAAGACTAGGCCCAGTGGAGATGGTGGTATCAGCCAGTTGGACAGTAGAAGCTGTTGTCAACCACCCCTGGAAGCAAGGCGCCTGAGTCATCCAGAGCAAAATGGAAGCCAAGCAGCTCAACCCATATCCCAAGAAGGCCACACTACAGACAGGGCTGGAGCACCATCAGGGGAAACCTTCATCTTCTTAACG